A stretch of the Pseudobacteriovorax antillogorgiicola genome encodes the following:
- a CDS encoding phosphatase PAP2 family protein, which translates to MNFGDVLNFLKSADLYLLYQVNLGWSNPALDLIMRAISSHTIWLIPLGGWAYLCIRRKQKFWWLGVLLLLIGVGLADLFAYQVLKPYFGRLRPCKVDEMVRVVHSCGGMYSFPSNHATNSMVLAGILLWWSRPLVGGVFVAISLLVGLSRVYLGVHYPLDISFGFLLGLTWASVLSLMMKRVEWVRVRMINVF; encoded by the coding sequence ATGAATTTTGGTGACGTGCTCAATTTCTTAAAATCTGCAGACCTCTACCTTCTATATCAAGTCAATTTGGGATGGTCTAATCCAGCTCTTGATCTCATCATGAGAGCTATTTCAAGTCATACAATATGGCTTATTCCCCTTGGGGGGTGGGCTTATCTTTGCATCCGAAGGAAGCAAAAGTTTTGGTGGCTAGGAGTACTCTTGCTACTCATCGGTGTCGGGCTCGCAGACTTATTTGCCTATCAAGTTCTCAAGCCATACTTTGGTCGTTTGAGGCCTTGTAAGGTTGATGAGATGGTACGGGTGGTGCATTCATGTGGCGGGATGTATAGTTTCCCGTCGAATCATGCCACTAATTCTATGGTATTGGCTGGGATTCTTTTGTGGTGGTCGCGGCCATTGGTAGGTGGGGTTTTTGTCGCTATTAGTTTGCTCGTCGGCTTATCTCGTGTGTATCTAGGTGTTCACTACCCTCTCGATATTAGCTTCGGTTTTTTGCTTGGACTAACTTGGGCTAGTGTTTTGTCTTTAATGATGAAGCGGGTTGAGTGGGTCAGGGTGAGGATGATCAACGTCTTCTAG
- a CDS encoding HD domain-containing phosphohydrolase: MTFLAVERGKEAGKRYELQVFPATIGRDPKNVVVIADGEASRYHFRIKQRGRLYILEDLESRNGTYVNGDRVINTTLKGGDKILLGSTELIFFAPDSEITIPTDFLSFDMQIDEKAGIKGPIGISEIASSTPFIANRLDPAVLANNVMSNESTIKQVFNYHSNLMVIRDLNEMCSTLLKSIGKMIPNSSRAALFIWSEKSRQLLPFAKKDFQLSIPFQLSQRAFEDCLSRKQVVLLEPDTRTTQSGRNRAIMPITHNDSIIALIHVEIDNPRHKFRSAELEAAQALLFRASPIMESLLLRREIDSWLVGIMDTIIATVEAKDTYTRGHSERVANYCMAIADELKLNKEIKRLLMISALCHDIGKIGIPDSILKKASLLSAEEYAEMKLHPTIGASIISHLPNAQRIISGVKYHHEKWDGTGYPDGLAGEDIPFFGRIVALGDVYDAMISGRSYSGFVNEDDAIERIHEERELFDPEILRALIRAHEKGTLTQKTSTQNNALAEESRVVTEITKIK; encoded by the coding sequence ATGACGTTTCTGGCAGTGGAGCGGGGAAAAGAAGCGGGAAAAAGATATGAGTTGCAGGTGTTTCCAGCCACAATTGGCCGGGACCCTAAGAACGTTGTTGTCATCGCTGATGGCGAGGCATCCCGATATCATTTTCGGATCAAACAACGGGGTCGGCTGTATATCCTGGAAGACCTGGAATCCCGAAATGGCACCTATGTGAATGGTGACAGAGTCATCAACACAACCTTGAAAGGCGGCGATAAAATTTTGCTTGGTAGCACCGAGCTTATATTTTTTGCACCGGACAGTGAAATCACAATTCCAACTGACTTCCTATCGTTTGACATGCAGATTGATGAAAAGGCTGGTATCAAAGGCCCTATCGGGATCAGCGAGATCGCTAGCAGCACCCCTTTCATTGCCAATCGCTTGGACCCAGCGGTCCTTGCAAATAACGTGATGTCTAACGAATCTACGATCAAGCAGGTTTTTAATTACCACAGTAATCTTATGGTTATTCGAGACCTCAATGAGATGTGTTCGACATTGCTAAAATCCATCGGCAAGATGATCCCTAATTCTTCACGGGCCGCGCTTTTTATCTGGTCTGAGAAAAGCAGACAACTTCTACCGTTTGCTAAGAAGGACTTTCAGCTCTCAATTCCATTTCAGTTAAGCCAAAGAGCGTTCGAGGATTGTCTATCTCGTAAGCAAGTTGTCTTACTAGAGCCGGATACCCGGACAACCCAATCGGGTCGTAACAGGGCTATCATGCCGATCACTCATAATGATAGCATCATAGCACTAATCCATGTAGAGATCGACAATCCGAGACACAAGTTCCGCTCTGCTGAGTTAGAGGCCGCCCAAGCCCTGCTATTTAGAGCATCTCCTATCATGGAGTCTCTACTTTTAAGAAGAGAAATAGATAGCTGGCTCGTCGGAATCATGGATACGATTATCGCAACCGTTGAAGCAAAAGATACCTATACCAGAGGTCATTCCGAACGCGTGGCCAATTACTGTATGGCTATCGCTGATGAGTTAAAACTGAATAAAGAGATCAAACGTCTTTTAATGATCAGTGCTCTTTGTCATGATATCGGGAAGATTGGGATTCCTGATTCCATACTCAAAAAGGCATCCCTACTTAGTGCAGAAGAATACGCTGAGATGAAGCTTCATCCCACTATCGGAGCAAGTATCATCAGTCACCTTCCAAATGCCCAGAGAATCATCTCTGGCGTGAAGTACCACCACGAAAAATGGGATGGCACAGGATATCCGGATGGACTAGCAGGCGAAGACATTCCCTTCTTCGGACGTATCGTTGCACTGGGCGACGTTTATGATGCGATGATCTCTGGGCGGTCGTATTCGGGCTTTGTTAACGAAGATGATGCGATCGAGCGAATTCACGAGGAGCGGGAGTTATTTGATCCTGAAATTCTAAGGGCACTCATTCGGGCCCATGAAAAAGGAACTCTCACCCAAAAAACATCGACTCAAAACAATGCTCTTGCTGAAGAGTCTAGAGTTGTCACAGAAATCACAAAAATCAAATAA
- a CDS encoding MotA/TolQ/ExbB proton channel family protein, which yields MWSQLAVSLQNGNTYLILILILGFLGTTIIFERFINLQFRYYVDFGKFLNNLRRSVQAEDLDRAVSICKNASNTSLPAIGLKALEAAERDPTTVRGTIEEETIDFLPKLETRIGILPALSTLILLIGVLGTIDGLWNAFDSIEILDTSEKQARLANGIAESLNPTTMGLLISMIFLTGHQILKGMAIKLTERLHYGVSVIMNLLVPNEVPTYVAAAPIEAPVAMAPQQPDDSAADLDEPEAEPEEEDDSFDDASVEDIKDEEEII from the coding sequence ATGTGGAGTCAGCTAGCCGTCAGCTTGCAGAATGGTAATACCTACCTCATTCTGATATTAATTCTAGGTTTTCTAGGCACAACGATCATTTTCGAGCGATTCATCAACCTACAGTTTCGCTATTACGTAGATTTTGGAAAATTTCTCAACAATTTGAGGCGTTCAGTTCAAGCAGAAGACCTCGATCGAGCTGTCAGTATATGCAAGAACGCATCAAACACGTCACTGCCAGCAATCGGACTTAAAGCTCTTGAAGCTGCTGAGCGGGATCCAACAACAGTTCGAGGGACCATTGAAGAAGAAACTATAGACTTCCTTCCCAAGTTGGAAACCCGAATCGGCATTCTACCGGCACTCTCTACTTTAATCCTGCTCATCGGCGTTCTAGGAACTATTGACGGATTATGGAATGCATTTGATTCAATTGAGATTCTCGACACATCCGAAAAACAAGCTCGGCTAGCTAACGGTATAGCTGAATCACTAAACCCCACAACAATGGGCTTGCTTATATCCATGATATTTCTAACCGGCCACCAAATCCTAAAAGGCATGGCCATCAAGCTCACGGAGCGACTTCACTACGGAGTCTCAGTTATCATGAACTTACTAGTGCCGAACGAAGTACCAACGTATGTCGCAGCCGCACCTATTGAGGCGCCTGTCGCCATGGCTCCGCAGCAGCCTGATGATTCGGCTGCAGACTTGGATGAACCAGAAGCCGAACCAGAGGAAGAAGATGATAGCTTCGACGATGCTTCAGTTGAAGATATTAAGGACGAAGAAGAGATTATCTAA
- a CDS encoding AgmX/PglI C-terminal domain-containing protein → MEVLQNGELLSKISRPFDKMGTIRLTSKPDGDLTAPFYPLPTDIDLIKITKRGAEVDLDPNWEGFTTFEGRIEDISSHRNTQYTHIMKKGDYGSIAYNDLRVLIRIGKERPKTKRQADRKPTGEYRGKIFNLWIGEKRDFQILAIGFLAAAWLFGSFTLALLKRPDTRPKNFFDLQPVYTLPFIHPKHLALLPEALQLRLDRTDLIGSSFEYYMNLASTILGFSSRWNPAIYKSTYNMYEDLHRDQKVEIRQLLTEQSLIDRKISQDKLSSLIVIPAIKGETLDQQLLRLHDKIEIIHKNLELSLKYRRKVSKAWENDEKYAFSNYRSVKPIRRGLMTGPAVKDEEEDEPNTADEKAMYKEAKELANFAAVQQSDMRRMREKSVALNPDNAKPIAVSPKNPYVSFLSPEGLSQLNEKLSLIKASTFDLRKTGMLKEPLLGEINPELINKTITRNKFQLQLCFELALRRNQNLQGSMEWQWRLDSRGRISDIELLDTTISDRRMIRCVRKKIANWRFPRPRRGSVEIKYPFYFAPAKG, encoded by the coding sequence GTGGAAGTTCTACAGAACGGTGAACTCCTATCAAAAATATCACGACCGTTCGATAAAATGGGCACCATCCGACTCACATCTAAACCAGATGGCGACTTAACAGCTCCTTTCTACCCGCTACCAACTGATATTGATCTTATCAAGATCACCAAGCGTGGCGCAGAGGTTGACCTCGACCCCAATTGGGAAGGCTTTACGACTTTTGAAGGTCGCATTGAAGACATCAGCTCTCATCGTAATACTCAGTATACTCATATTATGAAGAAGGGTGATTATGGGAGTATCGCCTATAATGACTTAAGAGTGCTGATTCGCATTGGGAAGGAACGCCCAAAAACTAAACGCCAAGCAGATCGCAAGCCTACAGGAGAATACCGAGGTAAGATTTTCAATCTTTGGATTGGTGAGAAGCGGGATTTTCAAATACTGGCTATAGGATTTCTAGCGGCCGCATGGCTATTTGGTTCGTTTACATTGGCCCTTCTAAAGAGGCCTGACACGCGACCGAAAAACTTCTTTGATCTACAACCAGTTTACACCCTACCCTTCATTCACCCTAAACACCTTGCGCTATTGCCAGAAGCGCTACAGCTGCGACTGGATCGTACCGATCTTATTGGTTCATCCTTCGAATACTATATGAACCTTGCATCGACGATCCTTGGTTTTAGCAGTCGTTGGAACCCTGCGATATATAAGTCAACTTACAATATGTACGAAGACCTTCACCGAGATCAGAAAGTTGAAATTCGCCAGCTATTAACCGAACAAAGCCTGATCGATAGAAAAATTTCCCAGGATAAGCTTAGCTCATTAATTGTAATTCCGGCTATTAAAGGGGAAACCTTGGATCAGCAGCTTCTGCGACTTCACGACAAAATCGAAATCATTCACAAAAATCTTGAACTTTCCTTGAAATATCGGCGTAAAGTATCCAAAGCCTGGGAGAACGATGAAAAGTATGCTTTTAGCAACTATCGAAGCGTGAAACCGATTCGACGAGGACTTATGACTGGCCCCGCTGTGAAGGATGAAGAGGAAGACGAACCCAACACAGCAGACGAAAAAGCGATGTACAAAGAAGCTAAGGAACTTGCGAACTTTGCAGCGGTGCAGCAAAGCGATATGAGACGAATGCGGGAAAAGTCTGTGGCCCTAAATCCTGATAATGCTAAGCCGATAGCAGTAAGTCCAAAAAATCCATATGTCAGCTTTTTAAGCCCGGAGGGTCTCTCTCAACTAAATGAGAAACTTAGTTTGATCAAAGCGTCTACATTTGACCTTCGAAAAACAGGTATGCTCAAGGAGCCTTTGCTAGGAGAGATCAACCCAGAATTGATCAACAAAACAATCACCCGCAACAAATTCCAACTTCAGCTATGTTTCGAGTTAGCATTGAGGCGCAACCAAAACCTTCAAGGCAGCATGGAGTGGCAGTGGCGGCTCGACTCACGAGGGAGAATTTCTGACATTGAACTTTTGGATACAACCATCTCTGACCGGAGAATGATTCGCTGCGTTCGAAAGAAAATTGCAAATTGGAGATTTCCCCGACCTCGTCGAGGTAGTGTTGAAATTAAGTACCCCTTCTATTTTGCACCAGCCAAGGGGTAA
- a CDS encoding ribonuclease J — MSHLKTTIESLDPKKLHVLFMGGCGSFGMNITAYIYGDKLYLVDVGLAFASDYEIGIDSHVPDLTSLMECFDQVEAYFITHGHEDHVGALPLILERWPAPVYMTAWTEKIFMDRIQKFGSRIQPEVHVVSPGDRIRGGNLFVDWVHIPHSIPGCCCLLITADKTTVFHTGDFKFDHQPFGEPGPDVGFLKSIAPVTAMIADSTNSGHEGKCPSETSVQETIYQCFKTSQGMIVFSTFSSNFWRLRIVLEACSKLKKKVFLSGASILKTLEIASQVFGYHPPEGLIIDESQIPHQERSSLVVIASGSQGEPRSGLRRIVFGEHKHVSLNAGDTIILSSRVIPGNEKSVAMITSEAHKKGVYVRTNKSDPGIHVSGHAHRGDLSELIELIQPKHYIPVHGTFTQLKANEELHPHSVSVENGSLVRVAERNVKVEDTFDFDKLFVDSWSQRPMSYESMRKRHKIGDSGLAVISGHLFNIDVEFFGLPFDNEAHQTKSAEDIRAIIAEGHHKTENLDDLNEWARLHCRRYLSSLFVKKPVVISKIFS, encoded by the coding sequence ATGAGCCATTTAAAAACCACAATTGAATCTTTAGACCCAAAAAAGCTCCACGTTCTGTTTATGGGCGGCTGTGGATCATTTGGAATGAATATAACTGCTTACATTTACGGGGATAAGCTCTATCTCGTGGATGTGGGCCTCGCCTTTGCCAGCGACTATGAGATTGGCATCGATAGCCACGTGCCCGACTTGACCTCCCTGATGGAATGCTTCGATCAAGTAGAAGCCTATTTCATCACCCATGGACATGAGGATCATGTGGGAGCCTTGCCGCTGATATTAGAGCGGTGGCCGGCTCCTGTTTACATGACTGCTTGGACCGAAAAAATTTTTATGGATCGAATTCAAAAGTTTGGCTCTCGAATCCAGCCAGAGGTCCATGTGGTCAGCCCCGGTGATCGTATTCGTGGCGGAAATCTTTTTGTCGATTGGGTTCATATCCCTCACTCAATTCCAGGATGCTGCTGTCTCTTGATAACTGCTGATAAGACCACAGTTTTTCATACAGGAGATTTTAAATTCGACCATCAGCCTTTTGGAGAGCCAGGACCTGATGTGGGCTTCCTTAAGTCGATAGCCCCTGTGACAGCAATGATTGCCGACAGCACAAACAGCGGTCATGAAGGAAAATGTCCCAGTGAAACAAGCGTCCAGGAGACGATCTACCAATGCTTTAAAACCAGTCAAGGGATGATTGTTTTTTCCACGTTCTCAAGCAATTTCTGGCGACTCCGTATTGTCTTAGAGGCTTGCTCAAAGCTGAAGAAAAAGGTGTTCCTTTCGGGTGCTTCCATATTAAAGACCTTAGAGATAGCCAGCCAAGTCTTTGGATATCATCCGCCAGAAGGATTGATTATTGACGAAAGCCAAATTCCACACCAAGAGCGATCTAGTCTAGTGGTGATTGCAAGTGGTAGCCAAGGAGAACCCCGATCTGGTCTGCGACGAATCGTATTTGGTGAACACAAACATGTGAGCTTGAATGCAGGTGATACCATCATTCTATCGTCACGAGTCATCCCAGGAAATGAAAAGTCAGTGGCTATGATTACCAGTGAAGCGCATAAAAAGGGCGTCTATGTTCGTACCAATAAATCAGATCCAGGAATTCATGTGAGTGGCCATGCTCATCGTGGTGATCTATCAGAACTCATTGAACTGATTCAACCCAAGCACTATATCCCTGTTCACGGAACATTTACTCAGCTAAAAGCCAATGAAGAGCTACACCCCCATTCTGTTTCAGTAGAAAACGGTAGTCTCGTTCGAGTTGCCGAGCGTAACGTAAAGGTTGAGGACACTTTCGACTTCGATAAGCTATTTGTTGACTCCTGGTCGCAGAGGCCTATGAGCTACGAATCCATGCGAAAGCGACATAAGATTGGTGATTCAGGGCTTGCCGTTATAAGCGGCCACCTATTCAACATTGACGTTGAGTTCTTTGGTCTGCCATTTGACAATGAAGCCCATCAAACCAAGAGTGCAGAAGACATCAGAGCCATTATCGCCGAGGGTCACCACAAAACCGAGAATCTCGACGATCTTAACGAGTGGGCCAGGCTTCACTGCCGGCGCTACCTTTCTAGCCTATTTGTTAAAAAGCCCGTGGTCATTTCAAAGATTTTCTCTTAA
- a CDS encoding NUDIX hydrolase: protein MQWTVKQVRTLLEARPFAVQAIDLIDNRKKKELNYPFYRLKAPDWVNVLAITEGQKAVLVKQQRVGTMTDTLEIPGGVIDEGEDPKVAAIRELEEETGYRAKRVEHVATINPNPAIMTNNVHMFVALDCAIPQDRKLFPDENESIDIITCDVKELIPKTLNQEINSALAALTIHMCRDYFS, encoded by the coding sequence ATGCAGTGGACGGTGAAGCAAGTTAGAACGCTGTTAGAGGCCAGACCATTTGCCGTACAAGCTATCGATCTGATCGATAATCGCAAAAAGAAGGAGTTGAACTACCCATTTTATAGACTGAAAGCCCCTGATTGGGTCAATGTCCTCGCCATTACAGAGGGTCAAAAAGCCGTGCTTGTGAAGCAGCAACGTGTGGGGACTATGACAGATACTCTGGAAATTCCAGGGGGCGTGATTGATGAAGGTGAAGACCCTAAGGTAGCAGCCATTCGAGAGCTTGAGGAAGAAACTGGTTACCGAGCAAAACGTGTTGAGCACGTCGCAACAATCAACCCCAATCCGGCAATAATGACAAACAATGTCCATATGTTCGTCGCTTTGGATTGCGCCATACCGCAAGACCGAAAGCTCTTCCCCGATGAAAACGAGTCTATCGACATTATCACCTGTGACGTTAAGGAACTGATACCTAAAACATTGAACCAGGAAATCAACAGTGCCCTTGCAGCCTTAACCATTCACATGTGCCGGGACTACTTTTCCTAG
- a CDS encoding isocitrate/isopropylmalate dehydrogenase family protein, with protein sequence MRKVTLVEGDGIGPEITQSVQHILEAAGAQIEWDAHEIGLTTYEKTGTLIPQEFIDSLENNGVALKGPTTTPVGGGHRSINVSMRQLFKLYANVRPIKTIKGLPSRYENVDMIIVRENSEDLYKGIEYKVSEGVAQGIKLITAEASERIGRHAFELAQKLGRKKVTVVHKANIMKFTDGLFLESVRKVAANYTGIELDELIVDNCCMQMVTKPEQFDVIVTENLYGDILSDLAAGLIGGLGLASGANIGQKQAIFEAAHGSAPDIAGKDLANPTALLMSATAMLDHINQSDVAARIESALKKTLANPETRTKDLGGTLGCKGFTEAIISNL encoded by the coding sequence ATGAGAAAAGTTACTTTAGTCGAAGGTGATGGCATCGGACCAGAGATCACCCAAAGCGTTCAGCACATTTTAGAAGCTGCTGGTGCCCAAATTGAGTGGGACGCACACGAAATCGGCCTTACAACATATGAAAAAACTGGCACACTTATTCCGCAGGAATTCATCGATAGCCTTGAAAATAATGGCGTTGCTCTCAAAGGCCCCACGACAACTCCCGTTGGCGGTGGCCATCGGTCAATTAATGTATCCATGAGACAACTCTTTAAGCTCTATGCGAACGTACGCCCCATCAAGACCATCAAAGGACTCCCGAGTCGATACGAAAATGTCGATATGATTATCGTCCGTGAAAACTCGGAAGACCTTTACAAAGGTATCGAGTACAAAGTCTCAGAAGGTGTTGCCCAGGGTATTAAATTGATTACTGCCGAGGCTTCGGAGCGCATTGGCCGTCATGCATTCGAACTTGCTCAAAAGCTTGGTCGGAAAAAAGTTACCGTCGTCCACAAAGCGAATATCATGAAGTTTACTGACGGTCTCTTTTTGGAGTCCGTTCGAAAGGTCGCTGCAAACTACACAGGCATCGAGCTGGATGAGCTAATTGTCGACAATTGCTGTATGCAGATGGTGACGAAGCCGGAGCAGTTTGATGTGATTGTCACCGAAAATCTATACGGAGACATTCTTTCGGATTTAGCTGCTGGATTAATTGGCGGCCTAGGACTAGCTTCCGGTGCCAATATCGGGCAAAAGCAGGCGATCTTTGAGGCTGCTCATGGATCTGCTCCAGACATTGCCGGCAAAGACTTAGCAAACCCGACCGCCCTCCTTATGAGTGCGACGGCGATGCTCGATCATATCAACCAAAGTGATGTGGCTGCTAGAATCGAATCGGCCTTGAAAAAAACGCTCGCGAACCCAGAGACGCGAACAAAAGACTTAGGTGGGACACTAGGGTGCAAAGGCTTTACAGAAGCCATTATATCCAACCTCTAA
- a CDS encoding Stp1/IreP family PP2C-type Ser/Thr phosphatase, which yields MRIKRVKGVGATDVGRVRSTNQDSFLVNNELGLFIVADGMGGHAGGEIASRICVERIQQWVQDKKAEMEKAERHPDPKIMTSLANSVNFASAKIYEHSLEDPTLRGMGTTATAVKIFNNYAYFAHVGDSRLYLVRKGFIYQITFDHSLVNEQVRAGILTPEEAEVHHLKNVITRSVGYQEEEDVDASCLALESDDYLLLCSDGLHGKISDAELSNAVSRNGLNSVNSMVRLANERGGEDNITALVVEIE from the coding sequence GTGAGAATCAAGCGAGTTAAAGGAGTCGGAGCTACCGATGTTGGTCGTGTCAGATCAACAAACCAAGACTCTTTTTTAGTGAATAACGAACTTGGCCTTTTTATAGTGGCAGACGGCATGGGTGGTCATGCTGGTGGAGAAATCGCCAGTAGAATTTGCGTTGAGCGAATTCAGCAGTGGGTGCAGGATAAGAAGGCTGAGATGGAGAAAGCAGAAAGGCACCCTGATCCAAAGATCATGACCAGCCTAGCGAATTCGGTGAATTTTGCCTCAGCTAAAATCTACGAACATTCTCTCGAAGACCCCACACTTCGAGGTATGGGTACGACGGCAACTGCGGTTAAAATTTTCAATAATTACGCATATTTTGCCCATGTGGGTGATAGTCGGCTTTATTTGGTCCGAAAAGGTTTTATATACCAGATCACCTTCGATCACTCGTTGGTGAATGAGCAGGTGAGAGCTGGTATTTTAACCCCAGAGGAGGCGGAAGTTCATCACTTAAAGAATGTTATCACCCGTAGTGTAGGATATCAGGAAGAAGAGGACGTCGATGCCTCATGCCTCGCACTAGAGTCGGATGACTACCTCTTACTATGCAGCGATGGTCTTCATGGTAAAATAAGTGATGCAGAGCTATCGAATGCTGTCAGTCGAAACGGCTTAAACTCTGTCAATAGTATGGTAAGGCTGGCAAATGAGCGCGGAGGGGAGGATAATATTACTGCCCTCGTGGTCGAAATCGAATAA
- a CDS encoding M23 family metallopeptidase, with protein MKRLTILIIPENASQTKQLKIPKFALRSLAVGSLFLTSLLGYLVFDYIELRSIRTSYKKILAENQGLKGEARLLMSNLDEVKNSLQRVQDYSEKLGDLTQLKVKKFSRKTGIGPLTPEEFRYAEKNMTENTAQKNLPLGIDMDKLVFRSVFDRVQSIGNRANRNALEMQKLLSTLSQQRSLLSSIPSATPVDGWITSGFGPRISPFTGQKTMHKGIDVAAPMGTPIYAPADGVVIFSGAKAGFGNFIMIAHGYGVVSRFGHNAQNMVQPGQKVKRGDQIATVGMTGRSTGPHLHYEILVNGRYSDPKKFILDIQ; from the coding sequence ATGAAGCGTTTGACAATACTAATTATCCCTGAAAATGCGAGCCAAACCAAGCAACTGAAGATCCCCAAGTTTGCCTTACGTTCCTTGGCTGTTGGGTCCCTATTTCTAACCAGTCTTTTGGGCTATTTAGTATTCGATTATATCGAACTGCGTTCGATCAGGACCTCTTACAAAAAAATACTTGCTGAAAATCAGGGACTCAAAGGCGAGGCCCGTCTTCTTATGAGCAATCTAGATGAGGTAAAAAACTCACTCCAGAGAGTTCAGGACTATAGTGAGAAACTAGGTGATCTTACCCAGCTCAAGGTTAAGAAGTTCTCTCGCAAAACGGGCATTGGCCCTCTCACCCCCGAAGAGTTTCGCTATGCCGAAAAGAATATGACCGAAAACACGGCCCAGAAGAATTTACCCCTGGGGATCGATATGGACAAACTTGTGTTTCGCTCCGTCTTCGATCGGGTCCAAAGCATTGGTAATCGTGCCAATCGCAATGCTCTTGAGATGCAAAAGCTTTTGTCGACGCTTAGCCAGCAACGCAGCCTCCTATCATCGATTCCGTCGGCCACACCAGTTGATGGCTGGATCACCTCTGGCTTCGGCCCTAGGATTTCGCCTTTCACCGGACAAAAGACGATGCATAAAGGTATTGATGTCGCCGCCCCCATGGGAACTCCCATCTACGCCCCTGCAGATGGAGTTGTGATCTTCAGTGGGGCCAAGGCAGGCTTTGGCAACTTTATCATGATTGCACATGGCTACGGGGTTGTATCCCGCTTTGGTCACAATGCGCAGAATATGGTTCAACCCGGTCAAAAAGTCAAGAGAGGCGACCAAATCGCCACCGTTGGAATGACTGGAAGATCCACTGGACCTCACCTCCACTACGAGATTCTGGTCAATGGCAGATACTCAGACCCCAAGAAATTCATCCTGGATATCCAATAA